Proteins from one Nicotiana tabacum cultivar K326 chromosome 23, ASM71507v2, whole genome shotgun sequence genomic window:
- the LOC142177312 gene encoding uncharacterized protein LOC142177312, with the protein MVTSWLLNSLSKDIGDSVIYSKMVRNLWNSLEYMFVQSNGTKLYQLQKKISASVQGNSSVSSYFTILKKLWDEMDSLSSHLNCSCDCVCGGKAKVAKILEDQRILQFLMGLNDVYARARGNILMMSPLPSMDFAYSLLLQDENQREAFVNLVSPQHNSDASSFMVGAQTYNNQGQRGWSASSKFGNNQQKNKARKAKYNSQYDFQFTKSNDYQAAVKWNAVMGGQDNEINPSPSNKGDVGSQNESFSREQISELVNIIKQVQVGNTGASEHMCFDSSSFLELSSLPIPVHISSPNSFQLYATHIGRVSIQNNMVPLVGEGQVFGEIRGGLYLLKPVSISEESISSSNDEFSIPKRNHSSLVSSTVSCLGPISRSTISDVIQWHARLGHLPFEVMKALSFLKLFFTMTEKQFNIKVKKVRSDNALELGKGSQQSDFLLSHGILHETYCVGTPQQNEIVERKHRHLLEVARSLFFQSKVPIQYWSECILTATYLVNRFLSSVLKGKTLYQILFGKPHVYDSLKVFGYFCYASTLAHNKGKFDPKAHACAFLGYSQHQKGYKLLELKPKTVFVSRDVKLYENHFPFVTTPTSQSYRVFPPIAPLSDNTIPNSIFSSPSYPSSFPSPWPIINNIAPPDTKPITLPSPRTLDFSSLSPNYNSPDPFLRIVPNPRISSTPVSNPTSPLYAPNSSITITILIPPPPIRKSE; encoded by the exons ATGGTTACCTCATGGTTGCTTAACTCGCTGTCAAAGGACATAGGTGACAGTGTCATCTATTCAAAAATGGTAAGAAACCTATGGAACAGTCTAGAATACATGTTTGTCCAGTCAAATGGGACCAAACTATATCAGCTGCAAAAGAAAATTTCAGCATCAGTTCAAGGAAATAGCAGTGTTTCAAGCTACTTTACTATACTCAAGAAACTATGGGATGAGATGGATTCACTAAGCTCTCATTTAAATTGCTCTTGTGACTGTGTGTGTGGTGGAAAGGCTAAAGTGGCTAAGATTTTAGAGGATCAAAGGATCCTTCAGTTCCTCATGGGACTTAATGATGTGTATGCCCGGGCTAGAGGAAACATTCTCATGATGAGTCCATTGCCTAGCATGGATTTTGCCTATTCTTTGCTTCTACAAGATGAGAATCAAAGAGAAGCTTTTGTGAATCTTGTGAGTCCTCAACATAACTCAGATGCATCTTCATTCATGGTAGGTGCACAAACGTACAACAATCAAGGACAAAGGGGATGGAGTGCTTCATCAAAATTTGGAAATAATCAACAAAAGAATAAAGCTAGGAAGGCCAAATATAACTCCCAAT ATGATTTTCAGTTTACCAAATCTAATGATTATCAAGCTGCAGTAAAATGGAATGCAGTAATGGGAGgacaagataatgaaatcaacCCAAGTCCTAGCAATAAAGGGGATGTGGGAAGTCAGAATGAGTCTTTCAGCAGGGAACAAATCTCAGAACTAGTTAACATTATCAAGCAGGTTCAAGTTGGTAATACAG GAGCATCTGAACACATGTGTTTTGATTCAAGTTCCTTTCTAGAATTATCTTCTCTTCCTATACCTGTTCATATTAGCTCGCCTAATTCTTTCCAATTATATGCCACACACATAGGAAGAGTTTCTATTCAAAATAACATG GTCCCTTTAGTGGGAGAGGGGCAAGTTTTTGGTGAAATAAGAGGAGGCTTGTACCTGTTGAAACCTGTTTCTATTAGTGAAGAATCTATTTCTTCTAGTAATGAtgaattttcaattccaaaaagaAATCATTCCAGTCTTGTTTCTAGTACTGTTTCTTGTTTAGGACCTATATCTAGGAGTACAATTTCTGATGTAATCCAATGGCATGCTAGATTGGGCCATTTACCTTTTGAAGTAATGAAGGCTCTTAGTT ttttgaaattattttttaccATGACAGAAAAACAGTTTAACATTAAGGTGAAGAAGGTGAGATCTGATAATGCTTTGGAACTGGGAAAAGGATCACAACAATCTGATTTCCTTCTATCACATGGGATCTTACATGAAACTTATTGTGTGGGCACACCCCAACAGAATGAAATAGTTGAGAGGAAGCATAGGCATTTGCTAGAGGTTGCAAGGAGTTTATTCTTTCAATCTAAGGTTCCTATCCAATATTGGAGTGAGTGCATCTTGACCGCAACCTACTTAGTTAACAGATTCCTTTCTAGCGTACTTAAAGGAAAGACTCTCTATCAAATCCTATTTGGCAAACCACATGTGTATGATAGTCTCAAAGTTTTTGGATATTTTTGTTATGCTTCTACTTTAGCTCACAACAAAGGAAAATTTGATCCTAAAGCACATGCATGTGCCTTCCTAGGATATTCACAACATCAAAAAGGATACAAGCTTTTAGAATTGAAGCCAAAGACTGTCTTTGTGTCTAGAGATGTGAAGTTATATGAAAACCATTTCCCTTTTGTCACCACACCTACATCACAAAGCTATCGGGTGTTTCCTCCAATTGCACCTCTCTCAGACAACACAATACCTAATTCTATATTTTCATCTCCTTCTTATCCTTCATCATTTCCTTCACCCTGGCCTATTATTAACAACATTGCCCCTCCAGATACAAAACCCATCACACTTCCCTCTCCTAGGACACTTGATTTCTCTTCTCTATCTCCCAATTACAATTCTCCTGATCCTTTTTTACGTATTGTTCCCAATCCTAGAATATCTTCAACCCCAGTTTCTAATCCCACTTCTCCCTTGTATGCTCCTAATTCTAGTATCACCATCACCATCCTTATACCTCCACCACCTATCAGAAAATCTGAATGA